The sequence below is a genomic window from Stigmatopora nigra isolate UIUO_SnigA chromosome 4, RoL_Snig_1.1, whole genome shotgun sequence.
TTATCATCAAGTATCACCGGTGTGTTGTCTTAACAAACTTTCTTGTCAGACGAGACAAGTTTTTGTGCTAATTTATTTACATTGTTTAATTTCCTTATGATATGAAGGTCAACAATTTATCAATTAAGTGCGGTCAAGCAGGTTGGCCAGTTTGTTGCTAACCGATGCTAGCTAGCTAAGTACGACCGTAGCCAACGGAAGCCGTCTGCGGGGCATTTGGAGTTGCATGAATACACAAAACTATCATTTTGTTATCGGTATCGTATATGTGGTGCGGTAGCCATGCGTCCGTTACCTTGACGGAGTCCACGGGGTACATGACCGTGTGCTCCAGGACGCCGGCCACTGCGCCCGCTGTCATGTGCGTCGTCACCGAGACATGAGGTGGTAAACTCTCGTAGTCGCCGTCGCCGTGGTCGCCCTCGCCGGGAACGGGCTCACCGCCactgccaccgccgccaccttGGCTTGCCGTCTTCGACATTTCCAGCGGGGCCAGCACCGGCTCCGAGCTCAACTCCATGCGTGGCGAGCCCGAAGGACGCCACTTATCAGCTTGTCGGCGGCGTGGAAGACATGGTGAGTAGTCAACCAGTCGGGCGAGCCCAAATGACGACGCTCCCCACCAGAAGGTGCGGCGCCCTGATGACTGACCAATCGGAGGGCAGAAGCCTTGCAAATAGGGCGGGCTCATAGAGGGAGGTGGCCAATGAGAAGTTTTCTTTTCGAAACTGTCTCTCGAGAAACAAAACCGAGCTCATGTAACCATcctattcatgagtttaatatttttaaaacggTTCAATTATGAAAAGacgtttaaaaacaataaactaaaaaaataaaagaaacaaaacctCACTCTATTTTCACCACGGTTGATCGTGCTTTTTCCAATGAAAGGAAAGTGACTGTCAAAAATTATatcaatgatttaaaatgttacataattttattttataaatacaaatatcttGCGACAACTCTTATATATTTCACCTTGATAAACAGTTCAGTGTTGCAATACAATGATCTTAAACTACAGGTTTGGAGGTTTAGCTGGACTGTAttgtaaaacattttgaattgaatttcatgattttatCTCAAGCACAACATTGCTGCGACGGATAAAATTGGGCTTGGTCAGAAGAGATAGCCtgcttagttaaaaaaaaaagatattttatgcaaatgagaGAAGCAAAGCATTGTGACACGTCACCTTTTTAAACTAACTGCCGCAAGACTGGTTATAAAACCCTAGTGTAAGTGTGAATACCAGAAAATGATAGctgttccttaaaaaaaaaagagtgactcTAAGATTGAGAAAACACAAAGCTTTATTAGTGCATTTCAATGTGACAAACATTTCATGACACCAACGTtgcatatattattattattattacacatTGCATGCGGTTGTCACCGACCGACCTTTCTACAACTTAAATGGCCGCTTCTGAAAACGAAGCGTGGACTTAAACGCCGCACCAGGACGTCTAGTGCTCATCGTTAAAGTATAGGAAACAAAACGaaacacaaaaaacaggttTATGACGTAGGAGTGtttggaacagtgacaagacgtGTATATTGCACAAGTACAAACATGGACTTTTCTTGCAAACAGTCGCCAGTAGTATGAAGACatttcggcgaccaaacgtccggcggccaaacgtccggcggccaaacgtccggcggccaaacgtccggcggccaaacgtccggcggccaaacgtccggcggccaaacgtccgagcaccggaaAGGTTTGGACATTTGAAGCGAACATAATCTAACCGTTTTTGTGTGGAGTCTCTCCAACGAGAAGCTGCTCAGAGGTTGACGAGGAGGGCGGTAGAGTCCAAGCCTTCCTCCAGCCACGGCGCCGAAGAAGGCGAACACCGCTGCGCCGCCCGGCGGTGGATTCGCCGAAGCCGCAGCACGTACAAGATGATGGACAGAACCACGATGAAGAAACACACCAGCAATACATAATGATTGTTGACAATGGAGAAGCTGTGCCTCCAGTGAGAGTGAACTCCTTTCAGACTTTCTTGCTGGATGTCCCTGGAAAGATCAGGAGCAAAACGTCAATCTCGGCACGGAGACAAACAACGGACGAGTCTTACCTCAAAGGTAGAAAGCGCGTTCGGAAGAGGATGGCTCCCAGAGTCCATTGGACTTCCTTGTCGAACACCAAAAATGCCGTTTTTAGGTTTTGGTAGTCTTTGGGGAAGGAGAAACCCCTGTGTAATACTTCATACATCCATGCGGATTTAAAGCACTGGTACCTGCGCACAAAGAAAGGTCATTAAGGCACCTACATTCATGTCAAactaatggattaaaagacctgaatattcgtttttttatagatctaaaacaatgtttatttgagctgtttttccttttttgtttagattttccaaaatgatttttgaactaaaaacagaaaaaatggattaaaaatgacaatttttgatttaaaagggggtaaatcaggaaatgtaatatacatctatactcttcatttgaattagatcctaaaacaggaatgattgactttcccgggccacacaaaatgaggcgacggaccagatttggcccccgggccgccactttgacacctgtggcgtAGAATAAGAACTTACTGGAGTCTGTGGAGATCAGCGTGGGACGCGTACAACCCCGAATCAAAGCGTTCCCTTAAAGTCTTCCAATGGGTGGCGCAGTAagcctgaaaaaaatggagatactCGGTCAGGAATTCATCACTGCACAGGAATGAATTATTATACTATGATaattatttcctgtatttttgtgggtgtttatttgaacacctgtatgggagggtgtttttttactatttttatttgagggtgccactttagtatcttttgcttcccctatgttatcccgtaatccaggttttggtggattttgttgttaataaaagatcactgaaggctacttgcagtgtgtctGGCTCATCATTAACTgaatccttctgctgtggtagttgcgactccttTGGTATATCTTGGGGAGTCGTAACATGTTGGAATGTGATCTGttgaagaaatatatatattttttttgttttaccttgGCGGCCTGTGCATATCTGGAAGCGTTATAGTCTCCGCCCATGCGTAGAACGTCCTCCGTGCAATAGTAGAACTCGGAGAAGCCGTAGAACTGGCTGTTGCGGTAATCGATGGCCGGCTGGAAGATGCCGCTCAGCGACGTTTGTGGCTCGTCGGTGAGGTTGAGGAACGGTCCGAGCGCACGACGGCACTGCTCAAAGTCGCCCGTGCCCAGTAGGTGGAGCTTCCGTTCGGGGGATCCCGCCTCCTCCTGCAGGTCTTTGGGGAGACAGGGGTCCGGGAGGGGCGACTCGACCGTTTCGCCCACGTGCTCGCCGGATAATCTGGGCGGATGGGATGGGATGGGCCATTTACCATTTGGGTAATGACAAAACACGGCGTTGGATTTTCCCTTAGCGATACTCACTTATTTCGAGCGACGGCGCGTTGGACCAGGCGGTCCTCGTAACTTTGGCGCGCCGCATTTCCTCCGTAACCCAGGAAGGTGGCCACGTAGACGCGGTACACGTGATCCGTGCGATGGGCGTCGCATCCCAGGTTGAATTCGGCCAGTAAATTCTTGGCCACTTCCTcctttgaaacaaaacaaacaaaacaaaggacaGTTGGTAAATGGCATCAGAGAGTGTGTTGACTTTCCAAAATGGGTTTAAAAATATTGGCCAttctggcaacaaaaaaaaaatcatccaaataTTAGTCAATCTTCAAACTGCAGAGAGCACATGGTTACCATAAGGTTAAAGGTCCTATGAAAGCGACTTCAAAATGGCGGCGGCAGCATATTTTGGAAGTCCAATCCATCTAAAATAGACAAAAAGGCTTAATAATAAACTAAATCCCAATCAGTCTTCATTTATCAGCTGCCTTGCTCACTAAAAATCTCCAAATAGTAGCGCTGGAAAAAGCTAAAAAGGatccattctggttgtgatgtcacaaccagaatttctgGAAAAAGTCTGTGTTCCATGATGGGTTGTTAGGAATGAGATGAAtagaaaaaactaacaaaaataagcaccaAATTAGTTTTCTAGATGTAAAAGGGCCgtcattttgctttttttttttttttttacatggctaacatttcatagcacctttaaccaagaaagagaagcaaaacaaaaaaggacgaGTGCAGAA
It includes:
- the entpd4 gene encoding ectonucleoside triphosphate diphosphohydrolase 4 isoform X1; its protein translation is MGRLSFSCLFPASWHFSIPSQILQRLMLPSFRQLILVGALFLLLGVFYFVLVVGKLPAGWRKKENHFHRHLARVTDIDATDASDPDLNYGLVVDCGSSGSRVYVYCWPSHNGDPHQLLNIRQMRDPNRKSVVMKIKPGISELAATPEKASDYIYPLLSFAAQHIPKNKHMETPLYILCTAGMRILPQSQQEAILEDLRTDIPVHFNFLFSDSHVEVISGKQEGVYAWIGINFVLGKFNHAPNDGEAVVEVNVPGGDQQEALVRKRTAGVLDMGGVSTQIAFEVPKTVSFTSPQQEEVAKNLLAEFNLGCDAHRTDHVYRVYVATFLGYGGNAARQSYEDRLVQRAVARNKLSGEHVGETVESPLPDPCLPKDLQEEAGSPERKLHLLGTGDFEQCRRALGPFLNLTDEPQTSLSGIFQPAIDYRNSQFYGFSEFYYCTEDVLRMGGDYNASRYAQAAKAYCATHWKTLRERFDSGLYASHADLHRLQYQCFKSAWMYEVLHRGFSFPKDYQNLKTAFLVFDKEVQWTLGAILFRTRFLPLRDIQQESLKGVHSHWRHSFSIVNNHYVLLVCFFIVVLSIILYVLRLRRIHRRAAQRCSPSSAPWLEEGLDSTALLVNL
- the entpd4 gene encoding ectonucleoside triphosphate diphosphohydrolase 4 isoform X2, whose protein sequence is MGRLSFSCLFPASWHFSIPSQILQRLMLPSFRQLILVGALFLLLGVFYFVLVVGKLPAGWRKKENHFHRHLARVTDIDATDASDPDLNYGLVVDCGSSGSRVYVYCWPSHNGDPHQLLNIRQMRDPNRKSVVMKIKPGISELAATPEKASDYIYPLLSFAAQHIPKNKHMETPLYILCTAGMRILPQSQQEAILEDLRTDIPVHFNFLFSDSHVEVISGKQEGVYAWIGINFVLGKFNHAPNDGEAVVEVNVPGGDQQEALVRKRTAGVLDMGGVSTQIAFEVPKTEEVAKNLLAEFNLGCDAHRTDHVYRVYVATFLGYGGNAARQSYEDRLVQRAVARNKLSGEHVGETVESPLPDPCLPKDLQEEAGSPERKLHLLGTGDFEQCRRALGPFLNLTDEPQTSLSGIFQPAIDYRNSQFYGFSEFYYCTEDVLRMGGDYNASRYAQAAKAYCATHWKTLRERFDSGLYASHADLHRLQYQCFKSAWMYEVLHRGFSFPKDYQNLKTAFLVFDKEVQWTLGAILFRTRFLPLRDIQQESLKGVHSHWRHSFSIVNNHYVLLVCFFIVVLSIILYVLRLRRIHRRAAQRCSPSSAPWLEEGLDSTALLVNL